The Gossypium hirsutum isolate 1008001.06 chromosome A03, Gossypium_hirsutum_v2.1, whole genome shotgun sequence genome contains the following window.
ttttcagagatccatcgaattttccttccattcaacagggatttattttcaagttatatCGAGTATTTaccaatatttcatcaattatcataaattgaatattaaaatcatattttcattacataaccacatatttcaagtgtttaaaaatacaattcaagttacgcaaacttacctcattgattgtttgtgtttatgatttcattattctgatatattttcttttccatgatcaagtctcgtatttgtgtcgtccggatctttataaataaatttgatcatcattttcattcatttcatattctaatgcatttaattaatgctccaggcaaaaattaccattttgcccctaaacttttaataatgacgatttcatccttagggtcaagaaaataaaattcttgcaatttaatccttatttccagctattattatcatacatatcaataacagtccatgaattctataaaatatcaaaattttcacaatttcaacacttttcaatttaatccctaaaacatgttttcccccgatcttgaactgaATTGATAATTtcgttaaattttgtaatttaaataataaaataatctatttcatgcaatttagttatttttgacatttttaaaaaattgcccataaagttttacttttattcaatttagtccctaagcctaaaacatgcaaattagccatgctagatgaatattcatacatattttcctcctcctcctctccattgcacatccttaatttatataacatgcaacaagtaacatattcaataatttcactatttacttatatgtacattcaaaactgtccatttgcgtcatagtcactaaattatttatatattaagctacagaactcgaaattaagatacattaaattttcctgaaactagactcacatgtcttcttaccataaaattttcagaatttttgtttatccaattagtacagtttattcattaaagtctcccctgttttgctatttgacagttctgaccactcttcactaaagtttaattatctctttaaacagaattcaaatgatgttataatttgtttcttataaaaatagactcattaaggaatttaaccatataaagtatgtaaaaaaattatttttgtataagttttagtgatttttccaagtcagaacaagggatcttgaaatcattctaaaccagtctcacaaaaatataaatatctcagaatacaaaATTACTTtactttctctatttattttatataaaaatagactcaataagctttaattccatatcatCCTTAGCTTCTAATTCAGTTTCtatcatttttggtgatttttcaaagttagcctattactgctgtctaaaactactttagtgcaacatattggttaccaagtttataacactcctatttccattttctaccatatttcccattattttctctcatttcccttcactaatatatcaaaaacATGGAACCATATAaaagaaaactctacattaacatcaattccatgctttttcaacaatattagacttaaaaatatattgaaatcttaatgctcttaccttttcttattaacttcaatctttaacttgatttttctctctcctcgagcttctatttcttgaatccaacttgatattcttgctccccatcatctccttgctatctttctctcttgatggctatggaaattctttcaatttttaggtgagaataatgaatttttggtgaaaggactaaattgtaaagaaagaaaacttcttttcttcttactctttctcacgttggtttgcatggaaaggaaagatgatgaaaattcttcatctttctttccttatatactaaataaataataataaataatattaaatatctcataaaatattaataaaataatatttatctaattaattaatttaaaatatcatcaacataatcattacattctagaattctctctcttactaattgaccattttgcccttcatgatcttttagaattccatccttgagtcatcatttaatttggtaaaattacaatttcgtccctcatagttcttcacttattcaatttggtcctaatttatccattttccttagtttctagatcattctacccttaaaatatttacactattggtccttcaactttttcatatttacactttaaccccttaagtcTTGAGTGTTTACTCttaggcaacaaaacttttctgacttttacaatttagtcctttcctgaatcaagatatcataatttacttcccaatgttgtcataactcaaaacgtccctttttatcactttatttccttattttattatatcaaggataatatattACTGTAAagattttcagggtattacaagGGTGGTCACGCCACTCTGACAGGCAGCACCACTCTGAATTCTGACACTCATCAACAGTGAAAAAAAACgctaaaaacagaaaaaaaagctgaaaatgaaaaaaaataaaaaaatagatgatGTGGGTGCCAGAAGCGGCACCAGTGTTGCCTCTGGCAGAGGCAGCACCGATGCCCAGGTGACCTTTTCAGGCTGATTTGACCCCTCATGCAGAggggttttgtttttttgtttgagGGACCGTAATATATGGTCCCCAAGGCTTTAGTTTCAGGAacaaagaaggagaagaagaaaaagaaaagaaggagaagaagaagaaagaaaaaaaaggggaggaggaggaggaggccAGCActtgagagaagaaaaaagaaaaagaaaaagagaaggagaagaagagggaaggaaaaagaagaaaaaaaaaaggtaacttttttttttataaatttgagtaattaatgttagtttaagttatttattttagttattattattgttgttgattGATTTGGATTTAAATcagatataatttttatttttatttctttgcaAGGTGTTATTTGGTTAAGAAGAGATATTAAGGTATGTtcgtatttattttatattttcattgaaGTAATACGCATGTTATGTGCAAAGAatgtttttttgttattattttatgtaatttatttgttaagtgtgttttaggttgattaaatatattttttaaatttatttgacttattatattctgattattttaattttttattttttatgtgatgGGTTTTAAACCTTTtacaaaaaatagtataaaaaataaaatactaaaaaatatattaatgaaaaaataaaatacgagaagaaataaaatacgaaaaaaaaatttggggaaaGTGGTGCGGACgagtttttttctaaaataatataaaaaataaaatatgaaaatagtatatttaaaaaataaaatccgaaaataaaaaaatacgaacaaggTGTCAAAGCCAgggttttttattaaattaatataaaaaacttaaataatacatttaaaacattttttgctaaaataatatgaaaataatatattttaaaaaataatatacaaaaataaaaaatacgaataaagtgctaaaatcagggttatttattaaaaaatataaaaaaacacttaaataatacatttgaaacattatgtactaaaataatataaagaaataaaatacgaaaataatatattttaaaaaataatatacgaaaatattttacttattatcattttaaaataataataaaaatatttgtatttaagttggatatatttaattttttaatacagTATAGCAAAAAAACATATGTTGTCGAAAAAattgtttgctattttttttgtaagttattctaataaatatttaaaatctatcaaacattaaaattaataaccgaaatttattttgaaattgcaggcatcgcaatggctTCATTGATCAATAAGGAACTTTCTCACATATGTGACACAGTTAATAATGCGGTAATATATTGTCATttgttaaccaagggttccattaAAAAAAGATCTACGTAACTTaaggaaataaattatgttattataactattttctgtaatttaacactgTCAGGACTCGTACCGCATATTAAGGGGCCGGGTGAATGGTGTAAGATATTCCCCAGATGCACAACTGATGCCCTACTTGGAGCTAGTTGGATTCGGGTTAGCAGCATTGACCCGGACGTTCGATTTGCGGTACAATTTAATATCCGCATTGGTCGAGCGTTGGCGACCGGaaacccacacttttcatttgccGTGTGGGGAGTGCATAGTCACTCTGGAGGATGTTGCATTAAAGTTTGGGCTCCCAATCGACGGGGATGCCGTCACGGGCGTAAGTGCGATAGCTGAGCCGGCTGCACTTTGTTATAGCCTACTAGGAGCCTCGCCCGGCGATGCTGAGTCTACTTTTTcggagttgaaatttacatggctaAAAGCCAATTTTCAGCATTTATCAGATAATGCCACCGAAGAAGAGTTGGTGTGCGAGCTCGAACGTACATTATGCATATCATAGGGGGTGTACTGATGTCCAATTCGAACAACAACAAGGTTCATCTCCAGTATTTACTTATGTTAGCTGATCTGCGTAGTGTTCGCTTCTATAGTTGGGGTTCCGCAGTTCTAGCTATGTTGTATCGTGAGCTTTGTCGGACGACAAAGCCTGATGCTGTAGACATGGGCGGATGCCTTATATTGTTGCAATCATGGGCTCTTTATCGGATGCCATATGCAGTGAGATCTTCATTTTCCTCCATaccggctaactcagcaaataaatgaatcggtgcatttttgtCACTCCCATTCTCACAGTAAAGAGCgatcattgtctccacgtcttcgtcgtctacaagttcAATTTCAGTGAATTTGATGGGatctgtcgaaactggaaacttgtagaaaagttttgagatccttctcccacaacgtctaacaatttttgcgtTTATCCTTCCCTTCATATCatccaacgagacatttctattaaatctcattgctatttattgccgacattcaaatatgCATCCAACAGTTATTGTCAAGATaattccatcgaaataaacgcatacgaaaaattgattatccatcttcaatgctcaatctgttaaaaaataaacaaactttCTCAAAATAATTTCGAACACCAAATAaactacttaaataaaaaatttaattactcaatatgcaattttttttattcataagcTCATAGTTTTTCAGTTCTTATTTTATACATAAACAAAATTTATCTTTacatttaaccatttaaattCAGTTATATGTTTTTTCCATCTCCGACCCTGTATCTTTCTCTGGGAAATACTGTACAATCCAATTTAGATATTCTtgattctcttcatattcatcttctacaatccaatttGGCAATTCCTcgggatcttcttcctcttcaatttTTATAACGGGTATTGAAATTAGAAATTCTCTTGGTAATTTCCTAACATCTAATTTATCTATCTATGGTATGCCAATCACATTTTGCTTCCCAGTCAACTTTCGTGAACTTATACTTTGTCTCGCTATTTTCCTTGCTCCATAAGAGATTATAAACTTTACGAAGCATATAACTAGATTCCACTAGGTTCGTGGTACCAATGTCTTCCAAAGTTGGTCTAAAATGATTTGATGTTCCCGTTCTATTAATGTCTCTCTAAAGGTTAAGTATTGAACTTTATTCTTCCTAATCATTTCATGACCTCTCCACAACAGTTCTTGCATCTTTTTATTTACTGTCATAACGTGTTGAACAATGTCTTCTTCTGCTTTCATCCTGTAATCTTGCACTTCTCTCATTATCTTATCAACTTTCTCCATTTGTGCTGAAGTTGTTATTTCATCAGGCAATACCAAATATGTTGCCATTTCTAACAATATCtataacatgccaaataaatttcataaatattatctAATCAACCTAAAACGGGTTTTTTatcctaataatataaaaaataaaataacataccAAAATAGGTTGTTTGAAAGATTAAGTGCCAAAAGTGCCAAAAATGGTACTTAAtctttcaaacaatttattttgctattttattttattttttatattattagggtAAAAAACCTACCTAAAACACATATAACAAATaagttacataaaaaaataatacattctttacataacataaataagtttttttatggtttttttacaaaattaatataaatcaacaataataataactaacaataattagggtttttttactaacaataataataagggtttttttactaacaatattaataactaacaacaaaaaataataaaaatcaacaataataataacagcaAAAACACAACAACAATATAAAAatccattatttaaaaaaaattatacttcttttttcttctcttctcctttctttcccTTTCTTCTCCTTGCTGCTGATTCTTGCTCTCGGAGTTGCTGGTTCTGCTTGGTTTTATAGTACTTAGGTGCCGCCTTTGGGACCCACACAACTAGTGCCGCCTGTGCCAGAGGCAACACTGGTGC
Protein-coding sequences here:
- the LOC107887558 gene encoding serine/threonine-protein phosphatase 7 long form homolog, which codes for MASLINKELSHICDTVNNADSYRILRGRVNGVRYSPDAQLMPYLELVGFGLAALTRTFDLRYNLISALVERWRPETHTFHLPCGECIVTLEDVALKFGLPIDGDAVTGVSAIAEPAALCYSLLGASPGDAESTFSELKFTWLKANFQHLSDNATEEDWGSAVLAMLYRELCRTTKPDAVDMGGCLILLQSWALYRMPYAVRSSFSSIPANSANK